Part of the Thermus oshimai DSM 12092 genome is shown below.
TGCGGGCTGGGGACCGTCTGGTCTTCGTGGAGGGCTGGGTGCGGGAGGATGGGGGAGAGGTGGTGCTGGGCAAAGGCGTTTTCATGCGCGTGGGGTGAGGGTATGCGGCTTCGGGATAAACGGGTGCTCATCACGGGGGCGGCCCACGGCATCGGCCGGGCCACCCTGGAGCTTTTCGCGAAGGAAGGGGCGAGGCTCGTGGCCTGCGACCTGGA
Proteins encoded:
- a CDS encoding SDR family NAD(P)-dependent oxidoreductase, whose translation is MRLRDKRVLITGAAHGIGRATLELFAKEGARLVACDL